CTTCCTGTTTGTCAAGTCGGAGAGCAAGACGCCCGGCGGCCTCCCCGCCCGCCCGGTGCTCACCAGCTACTACAAGAGCCACCACTTCCGCGCCCGCCCCTTCGACCCCTACAACGTCTACACCAGCCCCACCGCCGCCATCCTCTGCGCCGATGCCTTCCAGAGCATGTACTCCCAGATGCTCTGCGGCCTCCTCGACCGCCTCGCCGTCCTCCGCGTGGGCGCCGTCTTCGCCTCCGGCCTCCTCCGCGCCATCCGCTTCCTCCAGCTCCACTGGCAGGAGTTCGCCCACGACATCGCCACCGGCACACTCAGCTCCATGGTCACCGACGCCGCGGTCCGCGACGCCGTGGCCGAGGTGCTCAAGCCCGACCCCGGCCTCGCTGAGTTCATCGTGTCGGAGTGCGCTGCCGGCGACTGGGCCGGCATCATCACCAGGATCTGGCCCAACACCAAGTACCTTGATGTGATCGTCACGGGCGCCATGGCGCAGTACATTCCCACCCTCGAGTACTACAGCGGCGGCTTGCCGATGACGTGCACCATGTACGCGTCCTCCGAGTGCTACTTCGGCATCAACCTCCGCCCCATGTGCAAGCCCAGGGAGGTCGCCTACACCATAATGCCCAACATGGCTTACTTCGAGTTCCTGCCCCTCGACTCAGCGGCGGCCGCGGCGTCCGGACCTCCGCCGCAGCTCGTGGACCTGGCCGACGTCGAGGTCGGGAAGGAGTACGAGCTGGTGATCACGACCTACGCGGGGCTCTACCGCTACCGGGTGGGCGACATCCTGCACGTCACCGGCTTCCACAACGCGGCGCCGCAGTTCCGGTTCGTGCGGCGAAAGAACGTGCTGCTGAGCATCGAGTCGGACAAGACGGACGAGGCGGAGCTGCAGCGGGCGGTGGAGAGGGCGACGGAGCTGCTGAAGCCGTGGGGGGCGACGGTGGTGGAGTACACGAGCCAGGCGGACACGAGGGCCATCCCGGGGCACTACGTCATCTACTGGGAGCTGCTGGTGAAGGAAGGAGAAGGGGGGAGGTGGCCGGGGAAGGAGGCGCTGGAGGCGTGCTGCCTGGAGATGGAGGAGGCCATGAACACGGTGTACCGGCAGAGCCGGGCGGCGGACGGCTCGATCGGGCCGCTGGAGATACGGGTGGTGCGGGGCGGCACCTTCGAAGAGCTCATGGATTACGCCATCGCCAGGGGTGCGTCCATCAACCAGTACAAGGTGCCGCGCTGCGTCACCTTCCCCCCTATCATCGAGCTACTGGACTCGAGGGTGGTGGAGGCACACTTCAGCCCCGCCACCCCTAAGTGGACCCCTCGCCGGAACTACTAGCCGTGCGCCATTTTAGTGCTTAGTTTGCTCGGTGataaggtgtgtgtgtgtgtgtgtgttgcagATGGACTTAACCCGTCAACGGGACGCAGTGGGTAAAGGGATCCTAATAAATGGACAAAACCACCTACCCGTGGGTTTAGATTTTAGATGTATGACAACGCATCCGTTCCATCTTCCTTCTCAGTCGTCCGCTCCTTTGTTTCTTTGGAAACATTATGTGGTTGACTCTTTCTCAGAATATATCCATACAAGTCTCTGTTACTTGGGTACCCCACCCACCCCCCTCTCTTTGTGCTCGCTCCTCCTCATTGAATCCCTGGACAAACAAACAACTAGAGTGCATTTGGTAAGACGATTCCGaccccttctctttctcttcttctccctctgtccCGCTCGTGAGCTGCAACAGTGATTGGCCCGAAAAGATCGTCATGGGACAATTGCTCCCACTGCGCTGCATGCAATCATGACATCCCAGACAAACGCACCCACCTTTGTGGGCGACAGCATTAGCAACCGGAGGAGGAAGAAGCACGACGACATGCATGAGACAGTCGCGGGTCATGTGAGAAAAGACGATCGGCAATAAGGTGTTGCGCAAAAAGTCCGGAAGATAACCTTCGTAACAAGAGAGTCAGAATGTAAAGTTACCTTCATGCCGGGAGACAAGCATTAACACTCGGGCAGCTCTCCAGTTGTCGAGTGGAAGGACTGACTAAACGCTGGGAGAATCCGACAAAGACGTCTGCACACAGATAGAAGCaccaaaatgagaaaaaaagaagaaaatgactGGACATGCGTGAAGTTGGTCTTTAGGGTGCATATGTCGTTTTGCATCCATAAAACACAAAACATGTACAATATATGACAACTGCTTCGAGTTGATAAGGACTTCACGAAATATCGACAGAAACGAAGTATCCATCATTACCTGGCCCGCCTTGAAAATTAAATGGAAAACACTAAATGTACTTGAGCAATTAATCTACTCATTGATAGAGAGCAAAAAATTGCAGCTTTGATGTCCGATTACTAGGCAAGGCTTTTTGATCTGA
The DNA window shown above is from Musa acuminata AAA Group cultivar baxijiao chromosome BXJ2-4, Cavendish_Baxijiao_AAA, whole genome shotgun sequence and carries:
- the LOC135611333 gene encoding probable indole-3-acetic acid-amido synthetase GH3.1, coding for MTIVDRSMEVRPANSTRLGPAACEKDAEKLGFIEEMTVNADKVQEKVLAEILGQNAETEYLQRHKLGGAADRKTFKSKIPMVTYEDLRPEIQRIANGDRSAILSAHPISEFLTSSGTSAGERKLMPTIQEELDRRQLLYSLLMPVMNLYVAGLDKGKGLYFLFVKSESKTPGGLPARPVLTSYYKSHHFRARPFDPYNVYTSPTAAILCADAFQSMYSQMLCGLLDRLAVLRVGAVFASGLLRAIRFLQLHWQEFAHDIATGTLSSMVTDAAVRDAVAEVLKPDPGLAEFIVSECAAGDWAGIITRIWPNTKYLDVIVTGAMAQYIPTLEYYSGGLPMTCTMYASSECYFGINLRPMCKPREVAYTIMPNMAYFEFLPLDSAAAAASGPPPQLVDLADVEVGKEYELVITTYAGLYRYRVGDILHVTGFHNAAPQFRFVRRKNVLLSIESDKTDEAELQRAVERATELLKPWGATVVEYTSQADTRAIPGHYVIYWELLVKEGEGGRWPGKEALEACCLEMEEAMNTVYRQSRAADGSIGPLEIRVVRGGTFEELMDYAIARGASINQYKVPRCVTFPPIIELLDSRVVEAHFSPATPKWTPRRNY